Part of the Thermococcus sp. 18S1 genome, TCGCCTTGGCGGACAGGCCACCGAGGACGAAGAGCACGGCGTCACCGATGTTGCTCTTTCCAGAACCGTTGGCACCGACGATCGCTGTGAACCCTTTAGAAAGCGGAACAACGACTTTCCTGTTGCCGTAAGATTTGAAGCCTTTCATTTCAATCTTCTCAATGTACGGCATGCCCTACACCTAAACGAGAGAATGGCGAAGAAGGTTATATAACTTTACTCCTCTTGAACGCCCCGTCCCCCGAGGCACGGAGTACCGGTTGCGTGCTCACTCGACTATCCTGCGAAGGATGTTCAGAACCCTGCTGTCGAGGCCGTCGCTGACGGTGACGTAAAAATCGGAGTTCGTGAGAAGGGTCATGTCTCTAAGTTTACTGACGAACCTGAGCGTCGGCTCGACCCCGTTCTCAATCATAAGGTACTCGATGGCGTCCAGAATAACGTCCACGTCCTCATTCTGAAGCTGCTCCCATACCATTTGCTCAATGGCATGGAGCCTTGAGGGGGATACCGCGTTCGGATAGGGGACCTTTGTGACCCATATCGGGTGTATGTTCGGACCATCGAGCTCTGAGGGAGCCCTGCGGGTTATGAGAAGCTTCCTGCGGTGGTTATTTCTCCGGATGATATCGTTGAGGCGCCTGTAATCAACCACTCTCGACCCGAGGTACCTGGGCCGACCTCTCAGCAACATACCCATCCCTTCTCGCACGGATTGCTACGTGTTGGTTACTTAAACCCATCACGGCCAACTCAAGTTCGTATTCAACTTTATAAGCATTACTGTGTAAAATTGGAAGATTAACAACATACCAAAAATGCTGCATAAAACTGAAACAAAATACAAAATGTTGAGAACTATAGAAAATTAAAATCGATTACTCAGCCTTTCTTTCGCAAAGTTCGAGCAGAACGCCCGTTACTGCCTTGGGGTGGACAAATGCGATTTTCGCACCTCCAGCCCCGATCCTGGGCTGTTCATCGATCAGCCTGTAGCCCTCTTCCTTGAGCTTCTCGAGCTGTCCCTCAATGTCATCAACGCCCAAGGCTATGTGGTGTATTCCCTCACCGCGCTTGGCGATGAACTTGGCTATGGGTGAGTCCTCTGCGGTCGGCTCGAGGAGCTCGATTCTGCTCTCACCGACGTGGATTATCGCGGTCCTCACCTTCTGGTCAGGGACCTCCTCTATCTCCTCCACCTTGAGACCGAGGCCCTCCCAGACCTTGATGGCCTCATCCAGGTTCTTAACGGCTATACCAACGTGGTCTATCTTCTTTATCATACCTTCACCCCCAGGGCTTTTTCGAGTATCCTGTCCGCGGCAGAGTACGGATCGATCTCGCGCCTCACAACCATTTCTATCAAAGACGAAATCTCTTCCTCGCCGAGCTTCTCCCCCACTATCCTCGATATCCTGCCCGAGACTATCGTCTTGACTTCCTCCTCGGCCCTGAACTGCCTCTTCCGCTCTATCTCCCCGCTCCTCTCAAGGAACTCCCTGTGCTCGTTGATCGCGCTCCAGAGGTCGCGTATTCCCCTCATGGTCGTCGCGACCGTCTCCACGATCCGCGGCCGCCAGCCCCGCCTCTCCCAGCGCTCCTTCTCCAGGTCGAGCATCATGTTGAGCTCGAAGTACGTGGCATCGGCCCCCTCCTTGTCGGCCTTGTTGATGACGAACACGTCGGCTATCTCCATGAGCCCCGCCTTTATCGCCTGTATGTCGTCGCCCAGGCCAGGAACCGTGACGAGAACCACCGTGTCGGCGGTCTTAACGATGTCGATCTCAATCTGGCCGACGCCGACGGTCTCCACAAAGATCACGTCGCAGCCGTAGGCATCGAGAACCTTGATGGCATCGGCCGTGGCCTTGGCGAGTCCCCCGAGGGAGCCGCGCGTCGCCATGCTCCTGATGAAGACACCCGGGTCGGTCGAATGCCTCTGCATCCTTATCCTGTCCCCGAGAAGGGCGCCGCCGGTGAAGGGCGAGGTGGGGTCTATCGCTATAACGCCGACGACCTTGCCCTCTTCCCTGGCAACCCTGATGAGCTTGTCGAGAAGGGTGGACTTTCCGGCTCCAGGCGGGCCGGTGATGCCGACGATGTAGGCGTTGCCCGTGTGGGGATAGATTTTTGAGATTATCTCCCTCGCCTTCTCCTCATCGTTTTCAACGAGGGTTATGAGGCGCGCAGTGGCGCGCTTGTCGCCGGTGAGCATCCTCTCTATGAGACCGTCTAACATCGCCACCACTAGGACAAATTATCCAGGTAAGAAATTATAAAGTTTGCTCAGTTCTCCCTGAATTTCTTCAGCTTCGGCACGTTCTCGTCTATGAAGCCGATTATATCCTCAATCGGGCTGCCGGGGCCAAAAACCCTCGCCACGCCCATCTTCTCGAGCTGTTCGGCGTCGTCGGGCGGGATTATTCCACCGGCTATAACGAGAACGTCCTCGTTGATCTTCAGGCCGCGCTCTTCGAGGAGCTTGAGTATCTTCGGTATGAGAACCATGTGGGCGCCGGAGAGGATGCTTATTCCAAGAACATCAACGTCCTCCTGAACAACGCTCTCGGCTATCTGCTCTGGGGTCTGCCTGATTCCAGTGTAGATGACCTCAAAACCGGCATCGCGCAGGGCCCTGGCAACGACCTTGGCCCCCCTGTCGTGACCGTCAAGTCCCGGCTTCGCAACGAGAACCCTAACCTTGGAGCGCTCGACCATTTTCACCACCGCCCCACTTTTGTTTCCCGCGGTATTTAAAGATTGTCAAAACTCAAGGTTAAGCTTTACGTTGGATATTTTGTCCAGAAGGCTTTATAACGTCCCCGCGAGAGGATAGAGCATGCTCAGGTTCCCCCACGACGCCCACACCCACACCACCTACTCGGACGGCAGGGGATCGATAGCCGACAGCGTGGCCGCGGCGGAGGCGAGGGGGCTGACTCTGCTCGGGATAACGGACCACGGCCACTACTTCGAACCCGGAACCCTCGGCCGCTACGTCAGGGAGGTCAGGTACTGGGGCGAGGACGCGGAGCTGACGATTCTGGCCGGGGTGGAGGGCAACATAACTCCTGGGGGCGTCGATGTCCCGGACTTCATGGCGGAGAAGCTCGACTACGTGATAGCGAGCGTCCACGAGTGGCTAGAGAGGCCGGAGGAATACGTGGAACTGGTGAAGCTCGCCCTCGAAGACGACAACGTTGACATCATCGGCCACTTCGGGGCCAGCTTCCCCTACATCGGCTTCCCGTCCGCCAACGAGCTGGAGGAAATACTCGAGCTGGCGGAGGCTGGGGGCAAGGCCTTTGAGATAAGCTCCCGCTACCGGGTACCGGACATCGACTTCATCCGTGAGTGCATAAGGCGCGGGATAAAGCTCACCTTCGCGAGCGATGCCCACTCCCCTGGGGAGGTGGGCGGCGTTTCCTGGAGCGAGAGAGTATTCAGGAAGGCGGGTGGAACGAGGGAGGACCTCCTGTTCGGGGAGTTCCTGTGAGTAGCAAATCTTCTTGATGTTTCCCGGTCTTTCGATTCTCCTGGGGGTCGTATTGCAACTCAAGAGCGCGGACGCGGAGAAGCGACCAGTCCCTCACTTTCAATTCTCCCAGAGTCTTATTGCAACACTCACGAGACTTTGAAGTTTCGCTTCCAAATCTCTCTTTCAATTCTCCTAGAGTCTTATTGCAACTCAAGCACACCACTAAGGTCGAACCAGCCGCCCGTGTCCTTTCAATTCTCCTAGAGTCTTATTGCAACATTCTCAAGCTCCAAAGCATCAACAACCTCACCCTTGCTTTCAATTCTCCTAGAGTCTTATTGCAACGGTAACAATCGCGGTGGTTATCGCCGTGATTCCCGCTTTCAATTCTCCTAGAGTCTTATTGCAACCGAGAAGGCAAAGGAGATTGGCCTTAAGCTGGGCACCCTTTCAATTCTCCTAGAGTCTTATTGCAACGAACTGCATTGCAGCCCGCATCGCCCTCGCGACCCTCCTTTCAATTCTCCTAGAGTCTTATTGCAACCGGGACCATAAGGCCCCGACACACCCACACAAAAAAACTTTCAATTCTCCTAGAGTCTTATTGCAACCAAGCCCTAAGAGCCTCTGCACGAGTTCGGTTTCCTGCTTTCAATTCTCCTAGAGTCTTATTGCAACCCTTCACGCCCTGGACCCTGCGCAGCTGAATCTTCAGCTTTCAATTCTCCTAGAGTCTTATTGCAACGGCCCTCGCGAAGGTCTCCGCGCTTGTTGTTATCATGCTTTCAATTCTCCCAGAGTCTTATTGCAACGTGGACCAGAGTCCAATGCAATGTAATGAAGGTCTCTTGTCTTTCAATTCTCCCAGAGTCTTATTGCAACATAAAGAAGAGCCGCCGGCAGGCCAGCCTCGTAAAGCTTTCAATTCTCCCAGAGTCTTATTGCAACTTGTCATACCCCCTCCAACATCTGATTTTAACATTTTTACGACTTTCAATTCTCCCAGAGTCTTATTGCAACTGGGAATAGTGCCCGAACACCCGTGGGAGTACGGGACTTTCAATTCTCCCAGAGTCTTATTGCAACTTGAATGGCGGGAGATTTACGCCGACGAACAAAGCGAAGCTTTCAATTCTCCCAGAGTCTTATTGCAACAATCAGTCCCTCGATGGTGTTGCCTTCTTGCTCAGTCCTTTCAATTCTCCCAGAGTCTTATTGCAACTCCTGACGACTTCATAACCACGTTGGGCTGCGTAGTCCCTTTCAATTCTCCCAGAGTCTTATTGCAACTTTGGTGAGCCCGCTCTTCATCTCGACGGTGAAAGACCTTTCAATTCTCCCAGAGTCTTATTGCAACTTTAGAGCTTCTGTAAATATGTGTAACGTCAGACAATGTCTTTCAATTCTCCCAGAGTCTTATTGCAACCCCATAGCGGCGGCTTTTTCATAGGGGTCTATGAAAACTTTCAATTCTCCCAGAGTCTTATTGCAACGTGTATTATAAGGGCCATACTCTGACGTGAGAAGTGGCTTTCAATTCTCCCAGAGTCTTATTGCAACTGGACAACCGCTTTTGCAAATCTAGCCGGGGCCTCTTCCTTTCAATTCTCCCAGAGTCTTATTGCAACGCTCAAGGAACAGGGCATCCGCTACCTCGACCTTTACCTCCTTTCAATTCTCCCAGAGTCTTATTGCAACCTACACGGTGCAGAGCTTCATGGAAGAAGCGCGCGAACCTTTCAATTCTCCCAGAGTCTTATTGCAACGATACTCGCGAGTAGTGGGTCCTTCCCGTCGGTCTCCTTTCAATTCTCCCAGAGTCTTATTGCAACTAATTTACTCCCCTCTACGACGGGGACCTTATCCCTCTTTCAATTCTCCCAGAGTCTTATTGCAACCCGAGAGTATCCTCGATTTTCGTCTCGACCTCCTCGACTTTCAATTCTCCCAGAGTCTTATTGCAACGTTTACTATCATAGTAAACGATTGATAGGTTTAATACTTTCAATTCTCCCAGAGTCTTATTGCAACCTGGGTCTGAGTTTCAACCTGCACGTCAAGAGTACCCCTTTCAATTCTCCCAGAGTCTTATTGCAACGGCTGGTATGTTGATAATACTACTTTGGCGATCCGCGCTTTCAATTCTCCCAGAGTCTTATTGCAACGTTCCATCTGTTCATCCGTGAGTACTACTCTGGTATTCTTTCAATTCTCCCAGAGTCTTATTGCAACATGGCGTTGGCGTGGGTGTTGATAGGAGCTATGGCTCTTTCAATTCTCCCAGAGTCTTATTGCAACAAAGGACCATGAGGACAGGACGGACATCACTCCAACGACTTTCAATTCTCCCAGAGTCTTATTGCAACACAGTTACTCCAGCCACTCTCGTTGCCTCGGCCCTCGCTTTCAATTCTCCCAGAGTCTTATTGCAACTCGGCCCTGGCAGGTACAGCGGCGACTACTCCTCAACCTTTCAATTCTCCCAGAGTCTTATTGCAACTTAGTTATCAGCACCGACCCCCCCATCATAGAAAACAACTTTCAATTCTCCCAGAGTCTTATTGCAACATCCCGACAAAGACGACCTCTCAGGACCTCAAAAGCACTTTCAATTCTCCCAGAGTCTTATTGCAACGCGTTATAATCCTCGGGGCGGGCGACGGCATCAATCCTTTCAATTCTCCCAGAGTCTTATTGCAACTGAAAGCCCGTCGATTATCATGCCGAACAGGCTACCGCTTTCAATTCTCCCAGAGTCTTATTGCAACTGACGGCAGGATAACGCAGGAGTTTATCACCATTACGCCTTTCAATTCTCCCAGAGTCTTATTGCAACGTTGAACCGGATGTTGTCCAGCGGTCTAATATTGTCCCTTTCAATTCTCCCAGAGTCTTATTGCAACGTACGCCCTTTTGACTGCCTTAAACTTAAAACTAACTTTCAATTCTCCCAGAGTCTTATTGCAACGGCTATTAGCTCATACGTCCAGGCCTCGACGGTGAACTTTCAATTCTCCCAGAGTCTTATTGCAACGATTCACTGGGGCCAGTTAGAACCCCACGTTTACTTTGCTTTCAATTCTCCCAGAGTCTTATTGCAACGGTTATGACTGCACCGCGAGGAGGAGATGAAAGAAAAGCTTTCAATTCTCCCAGAGTCTTATTGCAACGCGGTGAGCGTTACGGATAGCGTGGAGCTACTCAAACTTTCAATTCTCCCAGAGTCTTATTGCAACAGGCGGGAATTTCCCCCGCTTTGCCCAGTAAAGCTTTGAGGAACTTCCGATATTTAAGCATTTCTGGAAGTCCCCGTTAGGAGAACAGCGACAGGCGCTCAATTCTGGCAACTAGGTGAGCCCGTTGAGCTATCGGGCGGATGAAACGGCTGCAATTCTCGGGCGAACAAAGATGTGCATGAGATTTCCCCGGACTTCAAAGGGCTCGGAATTTAAAACAGGCTGAGAAACCCTCCATAGACTGGAAAAGACTCGCTTATGGTGGAAATATCCATGTTCCCGCCCCCGTGTCGCCGGTATTTCAATCTTCGAAAAATTTTCGTTATAGTGACTTGGCATAACAGTAACATGTGGGCACAGTTTCTGGCCTCAAATAATCACCTTCCAGAGAGTGGGGAAAAGGGCTTTTCAAAATTCCGGGAGTTATGGCAGAGAAAACTTAGAACGGCGAAACCTCAGCGTGATAGGACCTCAAACCCGAGCTCCCTCAACTTCCAGATTATCTCAATGGGGAACCCGACGACGTTGTAGTAGTCCCCGCGGATCCACTCGACGAAGAGGCCCGCCTTCCCCTGTATGCCGTAGGCCCCGGCCTTGTCCATCGGCTCGCCTGTGTCGATGTACGCCCAGATGATGTCGTCGTCCAGCTCGCGGAACTTGACCTCCGTAACGGCAACCCCCGAAATCTCCCGGCTCTCGTGGATTATGCAGTAGCCCGTCGTGACCCTGTGGACCCTCCCGCTGAGGAGCCGGAGCATCTCAAAGGCCTCCTCCCTGCTCCCGGGTTTGCCGAGGATGTGGCCGTCTATGCTGACGACGGTGTCGGCGCCGATGACGGTTCCACCCACGCGGTCGTGCACTTCCCTGGCCTTCCTCCTCGCCAGCTCGAGCGCGTACTCGGCGGGGTTTTCTATGCTGCACTCCTCGCTCGCATTGCTCGGAATAACCTCAAACTCCCGTATGAACCTGGCGAGTATCTCCCGCCGCCTCGGTGAAGCCGATGCCAGAACCAGCATGATATCCCCTTCCGGAAAGGGTTAAAAAATCTTGCGAGACGGGTTCACTCCATCCCCTCAGCCTTTCTCTCCAGCGCCTTTATCTCGCGCCGCAGTTCCCGCATCTCCGACTTCAACCCCGCAAGTTCATCCGCTATTCCCAGGATCGTCCATCCGACTGCGGCGAGGATCAGAATTACCATCAGGGTGAAGAACCATCCCATGGGATACACCAGTGCGAGGATTGAAAGGACGATTATGACAAACCCGCGGGTGGAGATATCAGCCATCGATGGGGCCCTCCCGGCCTTTTAAGGATTCCAGCTCCGCCCTCAGGGATTCGAGCTTCTCGTTGAGCTCCCTCCTCATCTCCCCCATCTTCCAGACGACGGTGCCGAAGGCGATGATGAGGAGACCAAGCCCCAGGGCACGGCCCTCGGTTATCAGAATACCCGCCAGCCCGAGGGCGCTCAAAACGGCACCGAGCGTTTCAAGGGGGTCGTACCTCTCCCCCACTTCTTACCACCGTGGAAAAGAAGAGAGCAAACTATAAAAAGTTTGCTCATGCGGTCGCCCAGATGGGTATGCCCGCCTCAAGGAGCCTCTTGAGTTCCTTGCCTATGGGCGTGCTCTTGCTGACCTTCACGAGTCCTTTCTTGCTCGGTGTGGCCGTGAAGACGTACTGCTCGCCGCCGTAGAACTTGAGCGGCCTCTTCGCGTAGTCCGGCGAGACACGGAGGACGATGGTTTTCTTCTTCTCCTCGATTTCCACGGGGAGCTTCTCCTTGGGCTTCTCCGCCTCGCGCTCGGCGAAGCTCTTGACATCGATGCTTATTCCTATCCTCTTCTCCAGCTCGGTGATTCTCTTGCCCTTCTTACCGATTATCGCGGGGATGTCGAACTCGTCCGCGTAGACCACGGCCTTGTGGGGACTGACTATCTCGACCTCCGCATAGACATCGGGCAGGAACTTCTTTATCTCCTGCTTGAGCCTCTTCTCCGCGAGTTTTAGTGCCGGGGCCTTCTCCTCCTTTTTCACCGGGACGACGCTTATCTCCTCGCCGTAGGTGTATATCTCGTACTCGAGCTCGCCGGTCTCAAAGTCGCGAACCTCGATGACGGGCCTTGCGAGGTCTTCCTCCCTCATGCCGCTCGGCACCTTGACTAGGTACTCCAGCGTGAGAACCTTCGCGACCCTGCCTGCCTTGATGAAGAGTACCGTATCGACTATCTGGGGAATCATTCCCAGCTCGACCCTTCCGATGAACCTCTGGACGGCGTCTATCGGCTTCGTCGCGTGCACAACTCCGACCATGCCCACTCCCGCGAGCCTGAGGTCGGCGTAGATCTTAAAGTCGCTCGTCTTCCTCATCTCGTCGAATATCGTGTAGTCCGGCCTGACGAGGAGCAGTATGTCGCCGGTCAGCTCCATCCTGCCGTTCAGGGCCGTGTACTGGGTGATTTCCTCGCCCACCTGGAGGTCGCGGGGCTTTTCCATGGTCTTCACTATCTTGCCCATTCCCGCGTACCATTCCGCCAGGGCCTGGGCAAAGGTCGTCTTACCCTCACCCGGCGCTCCCGCTATGAGTATGCCCTCCGCCTTGTCCGCCAGCCTCTCCAGGAGCTTTTCACTGAGCTCGTACTCCTCGATGCTCAGCTTCCTGACGGGTCTGACTGCCGTTATCTCTATCCTGTCCGCAAAGGGAGGCTTGGCGATGACTATCCTGTAGTTGCGGAGCTGGACGACGGTGGCGCCCGGCTCGTCGAGCTCTATGAAGCTCTCGGGGTCGCGCCTGGCCCTCTCCACTATGTCGTCCGCTATCTCCTCAAGCTCTCCATCGCTCAGAACCTCATCGCGGACGGGCACGAGCCTCCATTCTCCTGGCCGTCCCTTCTTTGCGAACGGCCTCATTCCGCCCTTGAGGTGAACGCTCATGGTGGTCTCGTCGAAGAAGTCCTCGAGGCGGTGCCGCACCTCCTTCTTCGCGGTCAGATAGACCACGTCTATGCCCTTGGCGATGGCCACGTCCCTCTGAACCCTGTCGCCCGTGATGAGCGTCGCTCCGAGGGCCTGCGCGGCCTCACGAACCATGCTGTCGATCTCGCCGGACTTTGCCTTCCGTATCTGCCAGAGCTCGGGCCTCTCGCCGTAGAACTCGAGGAGGATTCTGTCGCTGTCCGCCATCTCGCGGAGCTTTTTGAGTTCCTCGAGACCCACGTGGCCTATGGCCTTTCCCTCGTTGGCCTGGTGCTCTATCTCGGCGATGACGGCTTCGGGGATGACAACCTTGACCTTCTCGCCAAGCGACGAAAGGAACTGCGTGAGCCTGCCATCGACGATAACGCTCGTATCTGCAACGAATACCTTCATCTCTCCCACCCCTTTTCTCTCTCAACGGCCTCTGCGGCTAAAGGTTCATAAAGGTTTAGCCGAAAATAGAATGGGTGGGACGATGGGAAGGCTCATCTCAATAGCCTCCGGCAAGGGGGGCACCGGAAAAACCACCACAACCGCGAACCTCGCCATAGCCCTCGGCAAGATGGGATACAAGGTCTGCGCCGTTGATGCGGATTTAACCATGGCAAACCTAAGTCTGGTTATGGGAATAGATGACGCTTACACGACTATCCATGACGTCCTCTCCGGCAGGACGGATATAAACAACGCCATATACGCCACGACCTACGAGAACGTCCACG contains:
- a CDS encoding PHP domain-containing protein translates to MLRFPHDAHTHTTYSDGRGSIADSVAAAEARGLTLLGITDHGHYFEPGTLGRYVREVRYWGEDAELTILAGVEGNITPGGVDVPDFMAEKLDYVIASVHEWLERPEEYVELVKLALEDDNVDIIGHFGASFPYIGFPSANELEEILELAEAGGKAFEISSRYRVPDIDFIRECIRRGIKLTFASDAHSPGEVGGVSWSERVFRKAGGTREDLLFGEFL
- a CDS encoding PINc/VapC family ATPase, which translates into the protein MKVFVADTSVIVDGRLTQFLSSLGEKVKVVIPEAVIAEIEHQANEGKAIGHVGLEELKKLREMADSDRILLEFYGERPELWQIRKAKSGEIDSMVREAAQALGATLITGDRVQRDVAIAKGIDVVYLTAKKEVRHRLEDFFDETTMSVHLKGGMRPFAKKGRPGEWRLVPVRDEVLSDGELEEIADDIVERARRDPESFIELDEPGATVVQLRNYRIVIAKPPFADRIEITAVRPVRKLSIEEYELSEKLLERLADKAEGILIAGAPGEGKTTFAQALAEWYAGMGKIVKTMEKPRDLQVGEEITQYTALNGRMELTGDILLLVRPDYTIFDEMRKTSDFKIYADLRLAGVGMVGVVHATKPIDAVQRFIGRVELGMIPQIVDTVLFIKAGRVAKVLTLEYLVKVPSGMREEDLARPVIEVRDFETGELEYEIYTYGEEISVVPVKKEEKAPALKLAEKRLKQEIKKFLPDVYAEVEIVSPHKAVVYADEFDIPAIIGKKGKRITELEKRIGISIDVKSFAEREAEKPKEKLPVEIEEKKKTIVLRVSPDYAKRPLKFYGGEQYVFTATPSKKGLVKVSKSTPIGKELKRLLEAGIPIWATA
- a CDS encoding Maf-like protein, with the translated sequence MLVLASASPRRREILARFIREFEVIPSNASEECSIENPAEYALELARRKAREVHDRVGGTVIGADTVVSIDGHILGKPGSREEAFEMLRLLSGRVHRVTTGYCIIHESREISGVAVTEVKFRELDDDIIWAYIDTGEPMDKAGAYGIQGKAGLFVEWIRGDYYNVVGFPIEIIWKLRELGFEVLSR
- a CDS encoding cobalamin B12-binding domain-containing protein → MVERSKVRVLVAKPGLDGHDRGAKVVARALRDAGFEVIYTGIRQTPEQIAESVVQEDVDVLGISILSGAHMVLIPKILKLLEERGLKINEDVLVIAGGIIPPDDAEQLEKMGVARVFGPGSPIEDIIGFIDENVPKLKKFREN
- a CDS encoding DUF835 domain-containing protein, with translation MGMLLRGRPRYLGSRVVDYRRLNDIIRRNNHRRKLLITRRAPSELDGPNIHPIWVTKVPYPNAVSPSRLHAIEQMVWEQLQNEDVDVILDAIEYLMIENGVEPTLRFVSKLRDMTLLTNSDFYVTVSDGLDSRVLNILRRIVE
- the mce gene encoding methylmalonyl-CoA epimerase, which gives rise to MIKKIDHVGIAVKNLDEAIKVWEGLGLKVEEIEEVPDQKVRTAIIHVGESRIELLEPTAEDSPIAKFIAKRGEGIHHIALGVDDIEGQLEKLKEEGYRLIDEQPRIGAGGAKIAFVHPKAVTGVLLELCERKAE
- the meaB gene encoding methylmalonyl Co-A mutase-associated GTPase MeaB, which encodes MLDGLIERMLTGDKRATARLITLVENDEEKAREIISKIYPHTGNAYIVGITGPPGAGKSTLLDKLIRVAREEGKVVGVIAIDPTSPFTGGALLGDRIRMQRHSTDPGVFIRSMATRGSLGGLAKATADAIKVLDAYGCDVIFVETVGVGQIEIDIVKTADTVVLVTVPGLGDDIQAIKAGLMEIADVFVINKADKEGADATYFELNMMLDLEKERWERRGWRPRIVETVATTMRGIRDLWSAINEHREFLERSGEIERKRQFRAEEEVKTIVSGRISRIVGEKLGEEEISSLIEMVVRREIDPYSAADRILEKALGVKV